One Perca flavescens isolate YP-PL-M2 chromosome 14, PFLA_1.0, whole genome shotgun sequence genomic window carries:
- the rpl15 gene encoding large ribosomal subunit protein eL15, with protein sequence MGAYKYMQELWRKKQSDVMRFLLRVRCWQYRQLSNLHRAPRPTRPDKARRLGYKAKQGYVVYRVRVRRGGRKRPVPKGATYGKPVHHGVNQIKFARSLQSTAEERAGRHCGGLRVLSSYWVGEDSTYKFFEVILIDTFHKAIRRNPDTQWITKAVHKHREMRGLTSAGKKSRGLGKGHKFHLTIGGSRRAAWKRRNTMQLHRYR encoded by the exons ATGGGAGCATATAAGTATATGCAGGAGTTGTGGCGCAAGAAGCAGTCCGATGTGATGCGCTTCCTGCTCCGTGTCCGCTGCTGGCAATACCGTCAGCTGTCCAACCTCCACCGTGCTCCTAGACCCACCAGACCTGACAAGGCCCGTAGACTGGGCTACAAGGCCAAGCAGG GTTACGTTGTGTACCGCGTCCGCGTGCGCCGTGGAGGCCGTAAACGCCCCGTGCCCAAGGGTGCTACCTATGGCAAGCCAGTCCACCATGGCGTCAACCAGATCAAGTTTGCCCGCAGTTTGCAGTCAACTGCTGAG GAGCGTGCTGGCCGTCACTGCGGAGGCCTGCGAGTGCTGAGCTCCTACTGGGTGGGTGAGGACTCCACCTACAAGTTCTTTGAGGTGATTCTGATCGACACCTTCCACAAGGCCATCAGACGCAACCCAGACACCCAATGGATCACAAAGGCTGTGCACAAGCACAGAGAGATGCGTGGCCTGACATCTGCAGGAAAGAAGAGCCGTGGCCTGGGCAAGGGCCACAAGTTCCACCTGACCATTGGAGGCTCCCGTCGTGCTGCCTGGAAGAGGCGCAACACCATGCAGCTGCACCGCTATCGTTAA
- the nkiras1 gene encoding NF-kappa-B inhibitor-interacting Ras-like protein 1, giving the protein MGKGCKVVVCGQAAVGKTAILEQLLYGNHSVGSESSETQEDVYVASVETDRGVKEQLRLYDTKGLHDGQDLPKHYYSVADGFVLVYSVDSLESFKKVDVLKKEIDKSRDKKEVTVIVLGNKTDLRERRQVEQEAAQQWARGEKVKLWEVSVAERNSLIEPFTQLTSRLTQPQSKSAFPLPGRKSKGTPSNDI; this is encoded by the exons ATGGGAAAAGGCTGTAAAGTTGTGGTGTGTGGCCAGGCAGCTGTTggaaaaactgccatactgGAACAGTTATTGTACGGAAATCACTCTGTAG GCTCTGAGTCCAGTGAGACCCAGGAGGATGTGTACGTGGCCTCCGTGGAAACGGACCGCGGTGTGAAGGAACAGCTGAGGCTTTATGACACCAAAGGCCTCCACGATGGACAGGACCTCCCCAAACACTACTACTCGGTGGCGGACGGCTTTGTGCTCGTCTACAGCGTCGACAGCTTGGAGTCTTTCAAGAAGGTGGACGTCCTGAAGAAGGAAATAGACAAGTCCAGAGATAAGAAAGAG GTGACGGTGATCGTGCTGGGGAATAAGACGGACCTGCGGGAGCGTCGGCAGGTGGAGCAGGAGGCGGCGCAGCAGTGGGCGCGGGGCGAGAAGGTGAAGCTGTGGGAGGTGAGCGTCGCCGAGCGCAACTCGCTCATCGAGCCCTTCACCCAGCTGACCAGCCGCCTCACGCAGCCCCAGAGCAAGTCGGCCTTCCCTCTGCCCGGACGCAAGAGCAAAGGCACGCCGTCCAACGACATCTGA